A segment of the Alistipes sp. ZOR0009 genome:
TGCTTCACAGATATATGTGGGAGCTTTTTTGAACCTGTTTGCGGTAGCAAGGCAGGTTGTTGGTGCTAATGACGTAGTTTTTGTGTGCAGCGGGTCGGAAAATCAGATCTCTTTGGAGGATTCGGTGTGTGCAGGAGGTATATTATACGAAATGGAGCTATTAGCGTCCATCACCTATTCTGATGCAGCTTATATGCTGAAATCTCTTTATACTGCAAATAGGCAAAATCTGAAAGAATTTTTATCGAAGGGTACTCACTACCAATATTTGGCCGATAAGGGTTTTATAGCCGATATTGATTTTTGCTTGCAGGTAAATAAGCGTAATGTTGTCCCATCTTTTGATGGAACAACAATTAGAGTATGACGTTATTCGAACTCGCGAAGTGCTTTGGCAAAAAGGTCGTTGACTGCAGCCTGATAGTTGTTAGCAGTGCCCGCCTTAACGGCTTTTTTTACCATTTGCCTCAGTTCGGGTTGGAAAATGGCTTCGAAGTAGTCCCAGTAGGGTTTTATTTTATGCATTAAATGGCTTTGGCCGCTCAGCGTTTCTGAAAATTCAGCATAAAGCTCGTTGTGCGTTTGCTTTATAGCAGCGGCAATTTCTTTTCTACTCCTATTGGAGTTTTCT
Coding sequences within it:
- a CDS encoding 2-phosphosulfolactate phosphatase encodes the protein MNVDVVLHAGLLPDYDLKGKTVVVIDAFRATSVIVEGLYNGGASFVPVESVDEARSAKEQNAEILIGGERDGVVIDGFDLDNSPLSYIPEKVAGKEIWITTTNGTRALKGAIAASQIYVGAFLNLFAVARQVVGANDVVFVCSGSENQISLEDSVCAGGILYEMELLASITYSDAAYMLKSLYTANRQNLKEFLSKGTHYQYLADKGFIADIDFCLQVNKRNVVPSFDGTTIRV